The Calditerrivibrio nitroreducens DSM 19672 genome window below encodes:
- a CDS encoding molybdopterin-dependent oxidoreductase: protein MVTVKIDGIEVQVEPNETILEAAEKAGVHIPVLCHDKILKPFGACRVCLVEVKNNPKLMTACTTPVADGMEITTTNEKLAKIRKTLIELLLINHPLDCPVCDKGGECTLQDLTYEFGVSQVRFDPKPNDTPVDHTNPFIERDIDRCVLCGRCVRICDEVVNIQAISFQNRGTDTVIGTAFNQPWNCEFCGQCMSVCPVGSLNNRVYLFKNRPWNLEKTETVCGFCSCGCSIIVDHEDNEVFRIKEDYDLGVNKGLLCVKGRFGFEAFNSVKREKKAKIRIADGYKDISNEEAYKYAADKLTEIKNKYGKDAIAFIVSPRITNEEAFLLQKFAREVIGTNNIFSSETADCLPEGTYADVEASDDITVLNIDLTESNPILGLFVRMTARKNEGGLRVFYPKYAALKRVASEFYTGKPSELVSLMETFVKAVEGESNACSEAADRIRNAAKPVLIYNPYSLNDVTLAKRMKKALPNLKLIPCKLKNNSQGIVDMGCAAGVLPGLKNTEAASLEELVAKDKVKGFVIIGENIAVNPKYYKLLGSISKSEFVMVTDPHFTETAKISNLYIPVASFVEKNGSFTNLEGRVQRVRKAVDKQVVSDATVVKEISILMGSNLPDDVDVIESMIKKEVELYKEVDFDGGLVKYPYTIKESINSTASFVGNGKYELFQSSLRFHSGTYTSWSPDLTKVYDDTCLEISQEDAQELNVKANDMIAVEVDGVLSKFKVDVDQYMPKGVVALPANYKGAEAILSKGEYLKVNLVRHE from the coding sequence ATGGTTACAGTGAAGATAGATGGTATTGAAGTTCAAGTAGAACCAAATGAAACAATTCTTGAAGCAGCAGAAAAAGCTGGAGTACATATTCCTGTATTATGTCATGACAAGATATTAAAGCCCTTTGGTGCTTGTAGAGTTTGTCTTGTGGAGGTTAAAAACAATCCCAAGCTCATGACAGCATGTACTACACCAGTTGCTGATGGGATGGAGATAACCACCACAAACGAAAAGTTGGCTAAAATAAGAAAAACATTGATAGAACTTTTGCTTATAAATCACCCCCTCGATTGTCCTGTATGCGATAAAGGTGGTGAGTGTACACTACAGGATCTTACCTACGAGTTTGGTGTAAGTCAGGTGAGATTTGATCCGAAACCTAATGATACTCCAGTGGATCACACAAACCCATTTATAGAAAGGGATATCGACAGATGTGTATTGTGTGGTAGGTGCGTAAGGATATGTGATGAAGTTGTAAATATTCAGGCGATAAGCTTCCAGAATCGTGGTACAGATACAGTAATTGGGACTGCGTTCAATCAGCCCTGGAATTGTGAGTTCTGTGGGCAGTGTATGAGTGTATGTCCTGTGGGTTCTTTGAATAACAGGGTTTACCTTTTCAAAAACAGACCATGGAACTTAGAAAAGACTGAGACTGTGTGTGGTTTTTGCTCATGTGGCTGCTCAATCATAGTTGATCACGAAGATAATGAGGTGTTTAGAATTAAAGAAGACTATGATTTGGGTGTAAACAAAGGCTTGTTGTGTGTAAAAGGTAGATTTGGATTTGAAGCATTTAACAGCGTAAAAAGAGAGAAAAAGGCTAAAATCAGAATTGCCGATGGGTACAAGGATATCTCAAACGAAGAGGCTTATAAGTATGCTGCTGATAAGCTAACTGAAATAAAGAACAAGTATGGTAAAGATGCCATTGCTTTTATAGTATCTCCGAGAATCACCAATGAAGAGGCATTTCTATTACAGAAATTTGCCAGAGAGGTGATAGGTACAAATAATATATTCTCATCTGAAACTGCCGATTGCTTACCAGAAGGAACTTATGCGGATGTGGAAGCATCTGATGATATTACCGTATTAAACATAGATCTAACAGAGTCTAACCCAATACTCGGTTTATTTGTGAGGATGACTGCCAGAAAGAATGAAGGTGGCTTAAGAGTATTTTATCCAAAGTATGCGGCTCTTAAAAGGGTTGCATCTGAATTCTATACAGGTAAACCTTCAGAGCTTGTTTCTTTAATGGAAACATTTGTAAAAGCTGTTGAAGGTGAAAGCAACGCATGTTCTGAGGCTGCAGATAGGATCAGGAATGCAGCAAAACCAGTATTGATATACAACCCATACAGTTTAAATGATGTTACGCTTGCCAAAAGGATGAAGAAAGCATTGCCTAATTTGAAGCTAATCCCATGTAAACTAAAAAATAATTCACAGGGTATAGTGGATATGGGTTGTGCAGCGGGTGTATTGCCAGGACTTAAGAATACAGAAGCTGCTTCCTTAGAGGAACTGGTTGCCAAAGATAAGGTAAAAGGCTTTGTGATAATTGGCGAAAATATCGCTGTAAACCCGAAATATTATAAGTTGTTAGGTTCTATTTCAAAATCAGAGTTTGTAATGGTTACTGATCCACACTTTACTGAGACAGCTAAGATTTCAAATCTTTATATCCCTGTGGCATCATTTGTTGAGAAAAATGGAAGTTTTACAAACTTAGAAGGAAGAGTCCAGAGGGTTAGAAAGGCTGTGGATAAACAGGTAGTATCAGATGCAACAGTGGTAAAAGAGATCTCTATCCTAATGGGCTCAAATCTTCCGGATGATGTGGATGTAATAGAATCAATGATAAAGAAGGAAGTAGAGCTCTACAAAGAAGTGGATTTTGATGGTGGGTTAGTGAAGTATCCTTATACTATAAAAGAGTCTATAAATAGTACCGCTTCATTTGTAGGTAATGGAAAGTATGAGCTTTTCCAAAGTAGCCTAAGATTCCATTCAGGTACTTACACATCATGGTCACCTGATCTTACAAAGGTGTATGATGATACATGTCTGGAGATCAGCCAGGAAGATGCACAAGAGCTTAATGTCAAAGCAAACGATATGATAGCTGTTGAGGTGGATGGAGTATTGAGTAAGTTTAAAGTGGATGTGGATCAATATATGCCAAAGGGTGTGGTGGCTCTACCGGCCAACTACAAAGGTGCAGAAGCTATCTTATCTAAAGGTGAATATTTAAAAGTCAATTTAGTAAGGCATGAGTGA
- a CDS encoding tetratricopeptide repeat protein, translated as MSDNELKKGIQLYLQGDAEMAIEMLDRYLKNNDDINGQAHYYKGLAYYDIGEFAEAIESLQKAIKINPLYSQYHYRLGIAYSRMFQHYEAIKSLEEAIKLNRRNNRARFLLGTVFFEIGEMDRAIEIFKSITATNPLHSTAKYYYALCCYYLGKGDEAIELLKSLININPQFIDAYVKLVDILIKEGKVEEAKKVVLSGIENGIKSLEYLKRYSDYLINCKSKKDEEEFIEEIKRRLDDREFLNKIIEVLNDTKKIKEEVGYAS; from the coding sequence ATGAGTGATAACGAGCTGAAGAAAGGGATACAATTATATTTACAGGGCGATGCTGAGATGGCAATAGAGATGCTAGACAGATATCTAAAAAATAATGATGATATAAATGGTCAGGCCCATTACTATAAGGGCCTGGCCTATTACGATATCGGCGAATTTGCTGAAGCTATCGAAAGCCTTCAAAAAGCTATTAAAATAAATCCCTTATATTCTCAATATCACTATAGGTTAGGTATAGCATATTCAAGAATGTTTCAGCATTACGAGGCTATTAAATCTCTGGAAGAAGCAATAAAATTAAATAGAAGGAACAACAGGGCCAGGTTTTTACTTGGTACAGTTTTTTTTGAGATTGGTGAAATGGATAGGGCAATTGAAATATTTAAAAGTATTACGGCTACAAATCCATTACATTCAACTGCAAAGTATTATTATGCTCTTTGTTGCTACTACCTCGGAAAAGGTGACGAAGCAATCGAGCTTCTGAAGAGTCTGATTAATATCAATCCACAATTTATCGATGCTTATGTGAAGCTGGTTGATATCTTGATAAAAGAGGGAAAGGTTGAGGAAGCTAAAAAAGTAGTATTATCCGGGATTGAAAATGGTATTAAAAGCCTTGAATACCTCAAAAGATATTCTGATTACCTGATAAATTGTAAAAGTAAGAAAGATGAAGAAGAATTTATAGAAGAAATAAAGAGAAGATTAGATGACAGAGAGTTTTTAAATAAGATCATTGAAGTTTTAAATGATACAAAAAAAATTAAAGAAGAGGTTGGTTATGCTAGTTGA
- the nuoH gene encoding NADH-quinone oxidoreductase subunit NuoH translates to MLVELIFVVIKILVVITVLLLGVAYMTWLERKVIGHMQVRLGPTHVGWKGLLQPIADGLKLVAKEDIVPTMVDKPVYIIAPLLSLIPALSAFAVIPFTNATINLFGKEYHLYITDINVGLLYILALSSVGTYGIIMSGWASNSKYALLGSLRSSAQVISYETAMGLSLVGPILLAGTLSLKGITEAQTNGLWFIIPQFVAFVIYLISAVAETNRAPFDLPEAETELVAGFHVEYSSMKFAMFFLAEYANMYVVSSIATIVFLGGWNGPFGPSFVWFAAKVLFLMFFYLWLRATLPRLRFDQLMTLGWKILIPIALVNVVVTSIVLYAIS, encoded by the coding sequence ATGCTAGTTGAACTAATTTTTGTGGTTATCAAGATTCTTGTTGTAATCACGGTTCTGCTGTTGGGCGTAGCGTATATGACCTGGCTTGAAAGAAAAGTCATAGGTCATATGCAGGTGAGACTTGGGCCAACACATGTTGGTTGGAAGGGCTTACTACAACCAATTGCAGACGGCCTTAAGCTGGTTGCAAAAGAGGACATAGTTCCTACGATGGTAGACAAACCGGTCTACATTATTGCACCGTTGCTCAGCTTAATTCCAGCTCTCAGTGCTTTTGCGGTAATCCCATTTACAAATGCTACCATTAATCTGTTTGGTAAAGAATACCATCTTTACATAACAGATATAAATGTGGGATTACTTTACATTCTGGCACTGTCATCAGTTGGTACATATGGTATCATTATGTCTGGCTGGGCATCAAATTCTAAATATGCACTTCTTGGCTCTCTGAGGTCATCTGCACAGGTTATCAGTTATGAGACAGCTATGGGACTTTCTTTGGTGGGGCCAATCCTATTAGCTGGAACTCTCAGTTTAAAGGGTATCACAGAGGCTCAAACTAACGGATTATGGTTTATAATTCCTCAATTTGTGGCATTTGTAATATACCTTATTTCCGCAGTAGCTGAAACAAACAGGGCGCCTTTCGACCTACCAGAAGCAGAAACTGAGCTTGTTGCTGGTTTCCATGTGGAGTATTCAAGTATGAAATTTGCAATGTTCTTTTTGGCTGAATATGCAAATATGTACGTAGTTTCATCCATAGCAACAATCGTCTTTTTAGGTGGTTGGAATGGGCCATTTGGACCAAGCTTTGTGTGGTTTGCAGCTAAAGTATTGTTCTTAATGTTCTTTTATCTCTGGCTGAGGGCTACCCTTCCAAGACTTCGTTTTGATCAGCTTATGACACTGGGTTGGAAAATATTAATACCTATAGCACTTGTCAATGTAGTGGTTACATCAATAGTGCTGTATGCCATAAGTTAG